The following coding sequences lie in one Apium graveolens cultivar Ventura chromosome 3, ASM990537v1, whole genome shotgun sequence genomic window:
- the LOC141712498 gene encoding cation/H(+) antiporter 20: MGVNITSIKTSSNGVWQGDNPLDFAFPLLIVQTTLILVVSRFLAFLLKPLRQPKVIAEIVGGIILGPSALGRQQDYMHRLFPKWSTPILESVASIGLLFFLFLVGLELDLSSIRRSGKRAIFIAAAGISLPFTLGIGVAFLLRRTIEGADKVGVAQYIVFMGVALSITAFPVLARILAELKLLTTQVGETAMAAAAFNDVVAWILLALAVALAGSGTPGGPQKSPLISVWVLLSGVAFVAFMMLVIRPAMKWVARRCSPESDIVDEAYICLTLAGVMVSGFMTDFIGIHSIFGGFVFGLTIPKGEFAQRLIERIEDFISGLLLPLYFASSGLKTDVSQIRGGRAWGLLALVISTACAGKILGTFAVAMMCNISARESLTLGFLMNTKGLVELIVLNIGKEKKVLNDEVFAILVLMALFTTFITTPTVMAIYKPARGISGHRRLESIPDSAKDELRVLACVHGPGNIPSLINLIETTRSTTKSQLKLYIMHLVELTERSSSIMMVQRFRKNGFPFLKRFGQGGMHGRVAVGFQAYGQLGHVTVRTTTAISALSTMHEDICHVAESKRVPMILLPFHKQWRKMNGEDEVETVGHGWRAVNQRVLKDAPCSVAVLVDRGLGGSQQTPGPTATVAQRVCMIFFGGPDDREGLQLCGRMAEHPAAKVTVIRFVKKEETAADTVVVLKPSSTKSKENSYTFTTAQVNPQREKELDDEAMTGFQQRWEGMVDYKEKVANNIVESVMGIGRSGEYELIMIGKGRCPSNIVAEVVDRQAENPELGPIGDMLASSGKGILSSVVVIQQHDTAHVEETPVSKILVSQEV, encoded by the exons ATGGGGGTGAATATAACATCGATAAAGACCTCTTCCAACGGAGTATGGCAAGGTGATAATCCTTTGGATTTTGCATTTCCTCTGCTCATTGTTCAAACTACTCTTATTCTCGTCGTCAGCCGCTTCCTTGCGTTCCTCTTAAAGCCTCTTCGCCAACCCAAAGTCATTGCAGAGATTGTG GGAGGAATAATACTAGGACCGTCAGCTCTGGGAAGGCAGCAAGACTACATGCACAGACTCTTTCCAAAATGGAGCACTCCAATTCTCGAGTCAGTGGCCAGTATTGGTTTACTATTTTTCCTCTTCTTAGTAGGCCTTGAGCTTGATCTAAGCTCAATCCGCCGCAGCGGAAAACGAGCTATTTTCATAGCCGCTGCCGGAATCTCACTTCCCTTCACCCTCGGTATTGGCGTGGCCTTTCTCCTCCGCAGGACAATAGAAGGTGCTGACAAAGTTGGAGTAGCTCAATACATTGTTTTCATGGGCGTAGCTTTGTCCATCACAGCATTTCCTGTGCTAGCCCGCATCTTAGCCGAGCTTAAACTACTCACTACCCAAGTAGGTGAAACCGCTATGGCTGCAGCCGCCTTCAATGATGTCGTGGCCTGGATTTTGCTTGCCCTGGCTGTGGCACTAGCGGGGAGCGGAACTCCTGGCGGCCCCCAAAAGAGTCCCCTCATATCAGTGTGGGTACTTCTGTCCGGGGTTGCATTCGTGGCTTTTATGATGCTTGTTATTCGACCTGCAATGAAATGGGTGGCTAGGCGGTGTTCACCCGAGAGTGACATCGTTGATGAGGCCTATATATGCTTGACTCTTGCTGGAGTTATGGTGTCGGGTTTCATGACGGATTTTATAGGGATTCATTCTATATTTGGAGGCTTTGTTTTCGGATTAACAATACCTAAAGGTGAATTCGCGCAGAGATTGATAGAAAGAATTGAAGATTTTATATCAGGATTGTTGCTTCCGCTGTATTTTGCATCAAGTGGGCTAAAGACCGACGTGTCCCAAATTCGAGGAGGGAGAGCTTGGGGATTGTTGGCGCTGGTTATTTCAACAGCCTGTGCCGGGAAGATATTAGGTACGTTTGCAGTGGCGATGATGTGCAATATTTCGGCAAGGGAATCACTTACTTTGGGCTTTCTCATGAATACCAAAGGACTGGTCGAGCTTATTGTTCTTAACATTGGCAAAGAGAAGAAG GTTCTAAATGATGAAGTGTTTGCTATATTAGTTCTTATGGCACTTTTCACCACTTTCATAACAACTCCGACGGTCATGGCTATTTACAAACCTGCTCGTGGAATCTCTGGTCACCGACGATTAGAATCTATACCGGACAGTGCCAAGGATGAGCTTCGTGTTCTTGCCTGCGTTCATGGTCCTGGAAACATACCCTCACTGATAAATCTCATTGAGACAACTCGTTCCACCACCAAGTCCCAGCTCAAACTTTATATCATGCACCTTGTGGAATTAACAGAGAGATCTTCTTCCATAATGATGGTTCAAAGGTTCCGTAAAAATGGATTTCCATTTCTTAAGCGCTTTGGACAAGGTGGGATGCACGGCCGAGTTGCTGTCGGGTTTCAAGCCTATGGCCAACTTGGACATGTAACTGTTCGAACCACAACTGCTATATCAGCTTTGTCAACAATGCACGAGGATATCTGTCACGTGGCAGAAAGCAAGAGAGTGCCCATGATCCTGTTACCTTTTCACAAGCAGTGGAGAAAAATGAACGGTGAAGATGAGGTGGAGACCGTTGGTCACGGATGGAGAGCTGTGAATCAGAGGGTTCTCAAGGATGCACCCTGTTCTGTGGCTGTGCTTGTGGACCGAGGACTCGGTGGGTCCCAGCAGACACCAGGACCTACAGCCACCGTGGCACAGAGAGTATGTATGATTTTTTTTGGTGGGCCTGATGACAGGGAGGGTTTACAGTTATGTGGGAGAATGGCTGAGCATCCTGCAGCTAAAGTGACAGTTATAAGGTTTGTCAAGAAAGAAGAAACAGCAGCTGATACTGTTGTTGTGTTGAAGCCATCATCAACCAAATCCAAAGAAAACAGTTATACTTTTACCACAGCCCAAGTAAATCCCCAGAGGGAAAAG GAGCTAGACGACGAGGCTATGACAGGGTTTCAACAGAGATGGGAGGGTATGGTAGATTACAAGGAAAAAGTTGCTAATAACATTGTGGAGAGCGTGATGGGAATTGGACGAAGTGGTGAGTACGAGCTTATAATGATCGGGAAAGGAAGATGCCCCTCGAATATAGTTGCAGAAGTGGTGGACAGGCAGGCAGAGAACCCGGAACTTGGCCCTATTGGGGATATGCTGGCCTCCTCCGGCAAAGGTATTCTGTCTTCAGTGGTTGTGATTCAGCAACATGATACAGCTCATGTCGAGGAAACTCCAGTGTCAAAGATTCTGGTCAGTCAGGAGGTTTAA